The following are from one region of the Sandaracinus amylolyticus genome:
- a CDS encoding FAD-dependent oxidoreductase, which yields MADKKKKIAIVGGGGAGLGAAYVLGRAADVTVYEATSTLGGHAHTVDVKGADGVVRPIDVGVLLTDPWTYPVLYAIIDKYKIETRAAGWTIGASFKDEKWWTGGPDTALWQRLREQCSRFEVDAARIDHLPIEEQLRSVEYWLNKLGYNEEFAAKALSPVLTLLVVTRAGLLQAPIVNILGLFSDKQLSFFNGTTWRLFPKGTRQYVDAMANDTPARWLLERPVQKVRRSGNRVLITDGSGGEEQYDEVIFATQANLTLQLLADATPEEKAILGSFDFQKADVYLHSDTSVLSQHLPQDLCSQYWYDGDEVKPDLQGVFSLNVGVGLGLPASAGPTIITGYNHDSTARRPDPSKVFAYEQWEHELATLRQTGARSEFHTIQGNKNTWHCGTSTVWASADAVITSGMVVGTRPDLGGTFPFTQADALEDYQQIQSVMFPTQEKKSAKARQCPGYRRTR from the coding sequence ATGGCCGACAAGAAGAAGAAGATCGCGATCGTGGGCGGTGGCGGCGCGGGTCTCGGCGCGGCCTACGTGTTGGGACGCGCGGCCGATGTGACGGTGTACGAAGCGACATCGACACTCGGCGGACACGCACACACGGTCGACGTGAAAGGCGCGGACGGCGTGGTCCGGCCGATCGACGTGGGCGTGCTGTTGACCGACCCGTGGACGTATCCGGTGCTCTACGCGATCATCGACAAGTACAAGATCGAGACACGCGCGGCGGGCTGGACGATCGGCGCGAGCTTCAAGGACGAGAAGTGGTGGACCGGCGGTCCGGACACTGCGCTGTGGCAGCGGCTCCGAGAGCAGTGCTCGCGGTTCGAGGTGGACGCGGCGCGGATCGATCATCTGCCTATCGAAGAGCAACTCCGGTCGGTCGAGTACTGGCTGAACAAGCTCGGATACAATGAGGAATTCGCGGCGAAGGCACTGTCTCCGGTGCTGACGCTGCTGGTGGTGACGAGGGCGGGATTGCTGCAGGCGCCGATCGTCAACATCCTCGGATTGTTCTCGGACAAGCAGCTGTCGTTCTTCAATGGCACGACGTGGCGGCTGTTCCCGAAGGGAACGCGGCAGTACGTCGACGCGATGGCGAACGACACGCCCGCGCGGTGGCTGCTCGAGCGCCCCGTGCAGAAGGTGCGTCGGAGCGGGAATCGCGTGCTGATCACCGACGGGAGCGGCGGTGAGGAGCAATACGACGAGGTCATCTTCGCGACGCAGGCGAATCTGACTCTGCAGCTGCTCGCGGATGCGACTCCGGAGGAGAAGGCCATTCTGGGATCGTTCGATTTCCAGAAGGCGGATGTCTATCTGCACAGCGACACGAGCGTGCTGAGCCAGCACCTGCCGCAGGATCTGTGCTCGCAGTACTGGTACGACGGCGACGAGGTGAAGCCGGACCTCCAGGGTGTGTTCAGCCTCAACGTCGGTGTCGGATTGGGACTGCCGGCGAGCGCGGGACCGACGATCATCACTGGGTACAATCACGATTCGACGGCGCGGCGGCCCGATCCTTCGAAGGTGTTCGCATACGAGCAGTGGGAGCACGAGCTCGCGACGCTGAGGCAGACGGGCGCGCGGTCGGAGTTCCATACGATCCAGGGGAACAAGAACACCTGGCATTGCGGGACTTCGACGGTGTGGGCGAGCGCGGATGCTGTGATCACGAGTGGAATGGTGGTGGGGACGAGGCCGGATCTCGGAGGGACGTTCCCGTTCACGCAGGCGGATGCGCTGGAGGATTACCAGCAGATCCAGAGCGTGATGTTCCCGACGCAGGAGAAGAAGAGCGCGAAGGCGCGGCAGTGCCCGGGGTATCGCAGGACGCGGTGA
- a CDS encoding transposase produces MLGDACVTQPRLIEPGGVYLITRRTLRRYHLFAPDPRMNRIFLYTLAIAATRVGVLVHTAVLMSTHEHLVVSDPEGRLPEFLHYLHRHMALATKVLRKWDGAVWDHEATSVVELRTPAAVAEKIAYAIANPVAAALVRRARDWPGVTTRSHDIGSAEWRIERPAEYFAPDDDRWPPTVMLRLEMPRAAGELGMSDAEFRELIAHEVAALESAARAEVSERGGTFLGADRCARLSPFRRARSHEPLRSLAPAFAVGRGDRDALIAAAVRLRAFRLAYRHAFDSWRRGRRDVAFPAGTWLMRQTHGAPVEPMRAAA; encoded by the coding sequence GTGCTCGGCGACGCGTGCGTGACCCAGCCGCGCCTCATCGAGCCCGGCGGCGTGTACCTCATCACGCGCCGCACTCTTCGTCGCTATCACCTCTTCGCGCCCGACCCGCGCATGAATCGGATCTTCCTCTACACGCTCGCAATCGCAGCGACGCGCGTGGGAGTGCTGGTCCACACCGCCGTGCTGATGAGCACGCACGAGCATCTGGTGGTGTCGGATCCCGAGGGTCGACTGCCCGAGTTCCTTCACTATCTGCACCGTCACATGGCGCTCGCGACGAAAGTCCTGCGCAAGTGGGACGGCGCCGTGTGGGATCACGAAGCGACCAGCGTCGTCGAGCTACGCACTCCAGCCGCAGTCGCAGAGAAGATTGCGTATGCGATCGCCAATCCCGTCGCGGCAGCGCTCGTGCGGCGCGCGAGAGACTGGCCCGGCGTCACGACGCGTTCTCACGATATCGGGAGTGCGGAGTGGCGCATCGAACGCCCAGCCGAGTACTTCGCTCCCGACGACGACAGGTGGCCTCCGACTGTGATGTTGCGACTCGAGATGCCGCGCGCCGCGGGCGAGCTCGGAATGAGCGACGCCGAGTTCCGTGAGCTGATTGCGCACGAAGTCGCGGCACTCGAATCCGCGGCCCGTGCAGAGGTCAGCGAACGCGGTGGGACGTTTCTCGGGGCCGACCGCTGCGCGAGGTTGTCGCCGTTCAGGCGCGCACGATCGCACGAGCCGCTGCGCTCTCTCGCGCCAGCATTCGCGGTCGGACGCGGAGATCGAGACGCGTTGATCGCTGCTGCAGTGCGGCTGCGCGCATTCCGATTGGCGTATCGACATGCCTTCGATTCGTGGCGCAGAGGGCGACGCGACGTGGCGTTCCCAGCGGGCACCTGGTTGATGCGCCAGACGCACGGCGCGCCAGTCGAGCCGATGCGCGCCGCGGCTTGA
- a CDS encoding ATP-binding protein → MREGEPTRQIPTIPPASEPLIGRDADVRAVRSALAQSRVVSIVGPPGVGKTRLAREIAAAWPERVVRVDAERARIECDLAQAFRVGLDIDEPTGDRDDDIEAIARALAHHGPCLVLVDGLEHVIEPAAESLPRMLQAAPEARFLVASRARMRVEMERVHELQPLSTEPRREGEPSDAARLFLTIARRERAELTDDAHAFAEVDAIVRQLEGLPLAIELCAARARTFGIDDLSRGLARRLDVLADVRRDVPARSATVRGALDESWSLLRPAEQSALAQLSVLEGAFSRETAEAIVDLGEIRTGTVLGALSQLVEWSLVRAWRSRADGSQRFRVPALVRAYAREKLDELGLAPRAESRHRAFFAAGARRAAAALYGQGGLDAARWLRRERDELVRIADRAEDDVGAAVDVTLALVSLAELVGGARFVLDRLERVIVHVPEGDPRHDELLLGRGRLRALAHATQRQAANDLAIAHERLRAAGRRRLEGLARATQAAVMWRMAETEACALYARDALSIARATGDAALEATSLRLLGGMSLNTGRTAEALPLFEEALAIQETHGDRLSIGVTLDRVAAAYHGLGRRDEARRRWTEALESHRRAGHRRWEAFTLSYLGELAIEEGDLPGARALLADAERTAREAGDPAAEVAVAVQRALASLAEGAIDAARVTIEGALVLARGTGQRPMEALAIGYRGAIRLEQGELEAAHADLARAESFFGGHPGIGLVFSGWLAALEAERDRIDESDAKFAQAEARLAGVSDPRPRVALAVQRGFLDLAIARRGTDTGEFTSTQRRAIAVARSRVAQLQGRDDVPVEARAAARRLASAIARAERGAVLEVGAAGRWFRTPGGERVELEHRRALPAILAALARARVETPDAPVAPSRLIEAGWPGERILDRAAAIRLRVAINGLRKAGLRELLITRGGAYLISADVPVVTHE, encoded by the coding sequence GTGCGCGAGGGGGAGCCCACCCGCCAGATTCCGACGATCCCGCCCGCGTCCGAGCCGCTCATCGGGCGCGACGCGGACGTCCGCGCGGTGCGTTCTGCGCTCGCGCAGAGCCGCGTCGTGTCGATCGTGGGTCCGCCCGGTGTCGGCAAGACGCGCCTCGCGCGCGAGATCGCGGCCGCGTGGCCCGAGCGCGTGGTGCGCGTCGACGCCGAGCGCGCGCGCATCGAGTGCGATCTCGCGCAGGCGTTCCGCGTCGGCCTCGACATCGACGAGCCCACCGGCGATCGCGACGACGACATCGAAGCGATCGCGCGCGCGCTCGCCCATCACGGTCCGTGTCTCGTGCTCGTCGACGGCCTCGAGCACGTCATCGAGCCCGCCGCCGAGTCGCTCCCGCGCATGCTCCAGGCCGCGCCCGAAGCGCGCTTCCTCGTCGCGAGCCGCGCCCGCATGCGCGTCGAGATGGAGCGCGTGCACGAGCTCCAGCCGCTCTCGACCGAGCCGCGCCGCGAAGGCGAGCCGAGCGACGCCGCGCGCCTCTTCCTCACCATCGCGCGCCGCGAGCGCGCCGAGCTCACCGACGACGCGCACGCCTTCGCGGAGGTCGACGCGATCGTGCGACAGCTCGAGGGCCTTCCCCTCGCGATCGAGCTCTGCGCCGCGCGTGCCCGCACCTTCGGCATCGACGATCTCTCGCGCGGCCTCGCGCGACGCCTCGACGTGCTCGCCGACGTCCGACGCGACGTGCCGGCCCGCTCCGCGACGGTGCGCGGTGCGCTCGACGAGTCGTGGTCGCTCCTCCGCCCCGCCGAGCAGTCCGCGCTCGCGCAGCTCTCCGTGCTCGAGGGCGCGTTCTCTCGCGAGACCGCGGAGGCGATCGTCGATCTCGGCGAGATCCGCACCGGCACCGTGCTCGGCGCGCTCTCGCAGCTCGTCGAGTGGTCGCTCGTGCGCGCGTGGCGGTCGCGCGCCGACGGCTCGCAGCGCTTCCGCGTGCCCGCGCTGGTGCGCGCCTATGCACGCGAGAAGCTCGACGAGCTCGGGCTCGCACCCCGCGCCGAGTCGCGGCACCGCGCGTTCTTCGCGGCGGGCGCCCGCCGCGCCGCCGCCGCGCTCTACGGCCAAGGCGGCCTCGATGCCGCGCGCTGGCTCCGCCGCGAGCGCGACGAGCTGGTGCGCATCGCCGATCGCGCCGAGGACGACGTGGGCGCCGCGGTCGACGTCACCCTCGCGCTCGTCTCGCTCGCGGAGCTCGTCGGCGGCGCGCGCTTCGTGCTCGATCGCCTCGAGCGCGTGATCGTGCACGTGCCCGAGGGTGATCCTCGACACGACGAGCTCCTGCTCGGACGCGGCCGCCTCCGCGCGCTCGCCCACGCCACCCAGCGACAGGCCGCGAACGATCTCGCGATCGCCCACGAGCGACTGCGCGCCGCGGGACGCCGTCGCCTGGAGGGCCTCGCGCGCGCCACCCAAGCCGCGGTGATGTGGCGCATGGCCGAGACCGAAGCCTGCGCGCTCTACGCCCGCGACGCGCTCTCGATCGCACGCGCGACCGGCGACGCCGCGCTCGAGGCGACGAGCCTGCGCCTCCTCGGCGGCATGTCGCTCAACACCGGTCGCACCGCCGAGGCACTGCCGCTCTTCGAAGAGGCGCTCGCGATCCAGGAGACCCACGGCGATCGCCTGTCCATCGGCGTCACCCTCGATCGCGTCGCTGCCGCGTACCACGGGCTCGGTCGACGCGACGAAGCACGACGTCGCTGGACCGAAGCGCTCGAGTCACACCGGCGCGCCGGGCATCGTCGCTGGGAAGCGTTCACGCTCTCGTACCTCGGCGAGCTCGCGATCGAAGAGGGCGATCTCCCCGGCGCGCGCGCACTGCTCGCCGATGCGGAGCGCACCGCGCGCGAGGCCGGCGATCCCGCAGCCGAGGTCGCGGTCGCGGTGCAGCGCGCGCTCGCATCGCTCGCGGAGGGCGCGATCGACGCCGCACGCGTGACGATCGAAGGCGCGCTCGTGCTCGCGCGCGGCACCGGTCAGCGGCCGATGGAGGCGCTCGCGATCGGATACCGCGGTGCGATCCGTCTCGAGCAAGGCGAGCTCGAGGCCGCACACGCCGATCTCGCGCGCGCCGAGTCGTTCTTCGGGGGCCACCCCGGGATCGGCCTCGTGTTCTCGGGCTGGCTCGCCGCGCTCGAAGCGGAGCGCGATCGCATCGACGAGAGCGACGCGAAGTTCGCGCAGGCCGAGGCCCGCCTCGCGGGCGTGAGCGATCCCCGACCGCGCGTCGCGCTCGCGGTGCAGCGCGGCTTCCTCGATCTCGCGATCGCACGACGCGGCACCGACACCGGCGAGTTCACGAGCACCCAGCGCCGCGCGATCGCGGTGGCGCGGAGCCGCGTCGCGCAGCTCCAGGGACGCGACGACGTCCCGGTCGAGGCGCGCGCCGCAGCGCGACGTCTCGCGTCCGCGATCGCCCGCGCCGAGCGCGGCGCCGTGCTCGAGGTGGGCGCCGCGGGCCGATGGTTCCGCACTCCCGGCGGCGAGCGCGTCGAGCTCGAACACCGTCGCGCGCTGCCCGCGATCCTCGCGGCGCTCGCGCGCGCCCGCGTCGAGACCCCCGACGCTCCGGTCGCGCCCTCGCGCCTGATCGAAGCGGGCTGGCCCGGCGAGCGCATCCTCGATCGCGCCGCCGCGATCCGCCTGCGCGTCGCGATCAACGGCCTGCGCAAGGCCGGCCTCCGCGAGCTGCTGATCACCCGGGGCGGCGCGTACCTGATCTCCGCCGACGTCCCGGTCGTCACGCACGAGTGA
- a CDS encoding alanyl-tRNA editing protein produces the protein MGTVRLEQEDPLLVEFDATVVDHARHGSRASVVLDRSAFYPESGGQMADRGMLAGARVVDVQIDDEGRVHHVLEGALPEIGASVHGAIDAARRRVHMALHTAQHLLSRALVEVAAAETVSSRLGESVCTIDVDRDGIAEARIAEAESFVHRVVDEDRAVRAWFPTSEELAALPLRRAPKAEHARVRVVDVAGVDVSPCGGTHVLRTAQIGVMRVIGSERYKGGTRISFSAGARARGELLAESAVLRELARGLQTAPLEVRGGVERVRESLEGARQELGRMRAVLARSIASGVRFEDGLGRVWIEEGGIELVRQVAAELTRDGDRVVMVAGPVEGGVHVVVARGPASNVDARTLLGEIAKATGGRGGGRAERAEGRMPETGDVRRVVEAVGQG, from the coding sequence ATGGGGACCGTCCGACTGGAACAGGAAGATCCGCTTCTCGTGGAGTTCGATGCGACCGTGGTTGACCACGCGCGTCACGGATCGCGGGCGTCGGTGGTGCTCGATCGCAGCGCCTTCTATCCCGAGTCGGGCGGGCAGATGGCGGATCGCGGCATGCTCGCCGGCGCGCGCGTGGTCGACGTGCAGATCGACGACGAGGGGCGCGTGCACCACGTGCTCGAGGGTGCGCTCCCGGAGATCGGTGCGAGCGTGCACGGCGCGATCGACGCTGCGCGGCGCCGCGTGCACATGGCGCTGCACACCGCCCAGCACCTGCTGTCGCGCGCGCTCGTCGAGGTCGCGGCGGCCGAGACCGTGAGCTCGAGGCTGGGCGAGTCGGTGTGCACGATCGACGTGGATCGCGACGGGATCGCGGAGGCACGGATCGCGGAGGCCGAGAGCTTCGTGCATCGCGTCGTCGATGAGGATCGCGCGGTGCGCGCGTGGTTTCCGACGAGCGAGGAACTCGCGGCGCTGCCGCTGCGTCGCGCGCCGAAGGCCGAGCACGCGAGGGTGCGCGTGGTGGACGTGGCCGGCGTCGACGTGTCGCCGTGCGGCGGGACGCACGTGCTGCGCACGGCGCAGATCGGTGTGATGCGGGTGATCGGGAGCGAGCGCTACAAGGGCGGCACGCGGATCTCGTTCTCGGCGGGGGCGCGGGCACGCGGGGAGTTGCTCGCGGAGAGCGCCGTGCTGCGGGAGCTCGCGCGCGGGCTGCAGACGGCCCCGCTCGAGGTGCGTGGCGGTGTCGAGCGCGTGCGGGAGTCGCTCGAGGGCGCGCGGCAGGAGCTCGGTCGGATGCGCGCCGTGCTCGCGAGGAGCATCGCGAGCGGAGTGCGTTTCGAGGACGGCCTGGGGCGGGTGTGGATCGAAGAGGGGGGAATCGAGTTGGTGCGTCAGGTGGCGGCAGAGCTGACGCGTGACGGGGATCGTGTGGTGATGGTGGCGGGGCCGGTCGAGGGCGGCGTGCACGTGGTGGTCGCGCGGGGGCCGGCGTCGAACGTGGATGCGCGAACGCTGCTGGGGGAAATCGCGAAGGCGACGGGGGGACGCGGGGGAGGGCGCGCGGAGCGCGCGGAAGGGCGGATGCCGGAGACGGGTGACGTGAGGCGAGTGGTCGAGGCCGTGGGGCAGGGCTGA